The nucleotide sequence ACCTTTTTTTCCTCAGACCTTTGTTGACAACTACTTCATGTACTCTGCCTTTCACCTTATGGCCTTTCTCTGGGAAAACTTTTGGTTCATGCATGTTTCACGTGATTTATATCATTATATATGTTTATAAGCATAACAATGACAATCATCCAGCCTTGTCCCAACTATTTGGGCCAATATCTATGTCCATAAGTAGACAAATTGTGCCACGATAATGGTACTTCGCATGTTagtgttttttcttctttggaaaAGAAGATTGTCACCTATCAGATTTCATTGAGTAAATGAAACAGTTATATTCTTTGGAACAAAAATATAGCAAAACACATGTTTTGGCAATGGGGAGAGATTTGGAATGGGAATAAGGGGACGTAGCGAGGTGCTTTGAAACAACTTCAGAGCTTGGAGTTTGTTCTCTAGTCTCAGAACAGACACCCATTCCGAGACTAGAAACCTTGTCCTGCACCACACACCACCCTCATCTGATTTCTTTACTCTAAATATTCtgttgttcatctcatgccatgTGATCCATAAAAGCACCAGTCACCAGGTCTCAGGGCAGCAGTTGAACTCTAGTCGATGTCTGCTGGTCAGTTTGGATTGATAATCTCAATAAGAGGGAAGCTCATCTTAGTGTTCTAACAACCATTATACAAAACTATGACTTCAAGAAAAGTACACCACTATGTTTTTGAATCAAACTATTTATCTTACGATGTTGGAGATAAAGCATGATGAAGCAAATGGcctgcttcttttcttttcttttcattttttttgtgatCCATTCCTACTGAGCAAATTGTTCACCTTTTGGTCAGTTGTGGTATAACATATTATTAAAATGCTCAATTAAGCGTTAATCAATCTTatgatttttttggtaaaatttcTACAAATTTGATGGCTTGAAATTATAGCAAATCATGAAATCAAAAAGACAAAAAGGTTTCATAAACAATCAAATGCTGTGCATATCCTGATTGGGGACTATGGTATGTAGACAAGTTTGCATATGGATTTGTCCTTGTAAATCATAACCTATTACTTATATCACGGATTACTGATAAATTTTAGTTCTGTAAAATAAAGTTAAAAGAATCTGCAATAATTATGAGGTTGACTAGGAGGTTTTGGCGTCatcatatatttagatattGATTATTTTTGGCAGTTAAATCCTTTCTCATTAGCATGATTGTTTCATCTGTTCATGACATTGTTGGTCGAACACCACCTTACCATATAATCTCTTATGAGATTGGGAATGGCTGTTGTAGTTCTGTTTCCAAATGCGATACCTGCACTGTACAAGGGCaatattttgatcttctgaacaTATGAGATAATTTTATCATAAGGAAACTATTATTGGTTTGATCTTGCAAAATGatgcataaatcatgacaaAGTTATACATTGTTTTAATATTCTTATACTATCTAACTGAACCATaatcaacaaaccttaacccattTCTCTGAGGTATAATGACTTAATTAATAATATGAGAAGTTCTCcctcttcttttgcttcttctgCTATCATGTGGAAATGAGAATCATCGATCTTCATTTATGAAGTTCTTTTATTTAGTAGAATATGGATATGTCAAGGGAATTATTAAACATTTAATTGGAATTTTTGTTCTGCACTGTAACAGGATGAGAAATACTGGCCTTTAATGCCTCCACTACCGTCATATGGGTATGGGCGGGAGAAGAAAGGACCTCGGTATGGAAGTCTGATCCATGGTCAATATCTTAAGGATGTGGTTATAACAGGTTAGTCAATTATATATGTACATAGacacatatagatatatatttttttctaactggtccatctccctccctctctctccctgtctttcttatatgatattattattttcaGGTTCTCATCCTTTTCTGTTAATAATCATGCTAGaatgaaaatataaaaagacACTCTGCATAAACAAACAAATCAGATAAAAATGTAAAGACAAGGTAAAAAGGGAACCCTccataaatttaaatataagtTTGCTTTTGCTCTCTTGCAATCTTAGTCTTAAAAGTCTGCAATCCAAATAGTTCCCAGTAAACTTGCCAAAAACTTGTGTCTCCTTATTTTCACCATCTTAATCTTCCTTAAGTAGAATCTACAAATAGTATAAGCTTGTGAATATACTTTTGCTGTCTAACGGGCAATTCTTTGACATCTGAAATCTAAATTTGTTCCCAGGAAACATGCTGAAAAGTTAGTTGATTCATTTGACAATATGGAACCTCTACTTAAATGCCACTCattaaaaaatgataataaattcAGAGTGCTTCAACTCACCATTCCTGGAACTATCCACAGTTACTTGATGACATTTGAATGTTTTGAGGCTAGATTGCATTTGAAGTTGTGCATTTGAAGAATCTGCTTCCACTTGGATACCATCGATTGTTTGCTTAAAGAAGATCTTGGATCATTTTAAAATAGTGCAaacttcaattttgtttgaATCTTTAATTATGCATATGAGTGGCTTTCTTGTGATGAGTCAACCTTAAATGTTAAAACACAAGCTTGTTTGGGGTTTCCGATGGGCCACATGATCAGGTCTTAAGCTTGGGACTGATGTTTACTAGTGCACAGAGCATCTTTTTATTAAGGAAAAGTACAATATCAGTTATGCCTGTTAGCAGAGGGCTCAGCTTGGTCCAGGCTTAACTTGAACTGGCTTCAGGTCTAAGTTTTGGATGCAAATCCAACATATCACTTATTGGGTCTGGGTTGGGTGGGTACGTGTCTAGGCAAGGTCTTAGATTTTAGAGGAAGACCCAGGATTTTGAACTAATTTTTATGGGTAAAATAGGGTCCGTTTGGGTTTGATTGGAGATCCTAATTTGGGATCCATGCCAACTTGCGGGTCTTAATTTCTGATATGAGTTGCCAACATGGGTCTAAGTAGGGTTTGGATTGGGACAGATCCAAGTTTACCCAACCTGCTTGCACCCCTATTATCAACATTTGACACCCTCACCTTTcacatctttatatttaggaaaaataattttagcaaggggaagaaagggcaaccagatcacaatatatccttCCACCTGCAACTCCCTCTTGTTTAACCTTAGGAGGGAAAGATTTAGGACAAGAGAACTTTTGTTTACAGCTACATATCTCTGCTGTTGTTGCCTTGGATAACGATCAGTATCTTGATTGATAGAGAATGTTGGTGTACCATACAAATTTGAAATTTAGGGGAAAGCATACTAGATTTTACTATTAAGGAAGTTGTCTTGGAGTTCAAGGGCGACTTGATATCTGGTCTACAACATCAGGTTGGACAAGGAAGTAGCTCGGTATATTGTGTACGATTGAGCAAATTTGATTGTGCAATGCATTTTcactttttcatatttttcaagacATTTTAGAAGTTGCTATAAAGTTTAGATGAACCATACATGACCGATCTAAGTCTAACTCTCATAGTCTAGGTTTAGTTCCTATGAGCTATGATAAGTAGCATAAGCATATGAATGAAGTTACCTAGAAATGATGTTTGTAAGCTAATATTGGAATTTGGAAGGGTAAGCTTGTCCAAGTCGGAAAAGGTCACCTTTTCTATACTTATCCTGATATAATATACAAACAAGATTTTCTTATCCTCAGACAGCATTCCAACGGTGCAATAAGAAAACTGCAACCATTACTTGGGATAACAGCATTTATCCGACACAGATTTAAGGCCCTATCCCAACTAAACCTACCCAAAATTAAACTTACCTGGTATAAACCAATAATTTATCCTCAAAAACCCTTTCCGGTTTTCCAAATTGGGCCTAACAAATTGATCACCAATACCTATGTTAGAATAGATGAAGGAGGAGCGACTTTAGTAAAACAAATGCCTCAATGAAAAAGCACTTAATATTCCATCTTCCAGCAGGCCCTAGCTGATCTAAGCTTACCCAAAATTACCAGTATAAGCCAATTTATCCCCCAAAACCCTTTCAACTTTTCTAAATTGGGACTAACAAATCAATCACCAATACCTAACTTTGTCAGAATGGAGGAAACATGAGCCACTTTAGTAACACAAAGGCCTCAATGGGAAGCACATAGCTTTCTGTCTTCCAGCCAGCATCTGTTCAACCTTTTTTCCATTATCAGtttcatttttcatttcttcCTTGGTTTACTGACGCAAAAAACTTTCTGCATTATTGTTGAATCTCCCAAGTGTACCGTATACATCCTCTTAAATTTGTTGCTTTTCATCATTTGTTACTTCTACTCATTTACTGAATCCTTTGAAGATATACATGTGGTATGTAAGATAGCTTCTATCTTTTGGGGAAGGTCGAAAGTGGATCAGGAAGCCCCCCTAATTCCATAGTAAAAAGTCCACAATGGGTGGTACCGCTCAGATTGCGGCCAATCCTCCTTTATCTTAGTATTATCTTTCTGCCTGCCTCATATTCATTTGCTTGCCAGTTTGTAGTGTAAAGGGATTACTTCCATTATGATCTTGTCCTCTTTCTACCAGTTAGAAAAAATGGATGACTTCCGCAAGTGTAGAAATTTCGTGTTTTTTGTAGCATCTAGAAGTAGTATAGAGGGTGCCTATCAATAATGATATGCACAGGATTTACTTATTTAAGACACAAGGCAAGATCAAAGTGAGCTtttgtttgctgcttggaacaaATGAAGAGAAGAAACATAATATGTTTTAGTAGGATCTCAAAACTGTTGCATTTGGAGGCACAGCAAAAAGAGAAGATTCATACTCCTTTCTAATTCACATGGAATATGTTCTGGAAGGCTCTCATCGCCTATGCTTGCTTCTGCCTAGATAAAATGTCATTCTGTAATTATAAATAAACAGCATTCAGAAAGCCACGTATTATTAGATGGATCTTTTTCCTGTATGTTTTCTTCTTTGAGAATTGAATATTAGTCAATCTAATCCATGTCATGATCTaatttcagaaatttttttaacCAACTCCTCCTCGCCTAATGATCAGAAAAATAATCAACTAGTTGCTCTAGAGTTAATTCCTCATAGGATAAACTTTATGAAATCCGACAAATTTTTGCACCTGGTAATCCATTAAAACATTAGTTCTTAAAATTGTTGGTAAGCAAGTTGCTTCTATTGATTAATGTTTTTTCTTCCCTCAAGGACATAACGGAACCATAGACGGACAAGGCGAGATGTGGTGGTCGAAATTTCGAGAAAAACTTCTCAAACATACAAGAGGGCCTCTTGTACAGATTATGTGGTCCAGAGACATAGTAATTTCCAATATAACTCTGCGCAATCCTCCTTTCTGGACTCTCCATCCTTATGACTGCAAGAATGTCACTATTTCAAATGTGACCATCTTGGCTCCTGTTCATAATGCTCCAAACACAGATGGAATAGATCCTGGTAAGCATGTATCCTTTTCTTCAAAGTTGATCCCTTACTTTCTATCTTTTGTTTCACTTATGTGCAAACCCGTTCTCCTTTCGGTGAAATATATGGTTCTTATATGCTTCTTTAACAGGCAGAACAATCAAGTAGAGCTAGTTTATCTTTTAATCTTACATGACTTTGTATGTGTTTATATGCATGTAATCCTTTTTGTATAATTCAGCATAAACATTATCTGCACAAAATTactgatgatgatccaaattaAAACTTCACGTTCAATATGATCCATGATCTTTAACATGTCTAAAGTCCAATGGTCAAATGTTTTGGAGAACTCTTGAGCATCAGGAAGTCACACAAAGGACTGTTTTCATGATGAGATATGATTTATGGCTTGTAAGCATTCAAAGCCTCTAAATCTTGGTTCATGTGTGTTTAATATGCATATGTCATGATCTAGGTGTTCGATGCTTAATTTGTATGGTCCATGTACATTTTACTGTGCATTTTAGCATACCATGCCTATTGATACCATGTGTTTTGTATCCcctcatacatacatacatatagacaCACTCAGATATATGCAAACACATATATGTCTTGCATGCTCCCTTGCATGTAAGACGGACAGGAACATGCACCTGCACGTATACATGAgcccatgcatgcatgcatgaccTAATATTTAGCAGTGTGGTTTCACAGTTTGAAGGGTTATCTACTGGTTGTTTGAATTAGTAGGATGTAGGTGATTTGAGCCCTCCTATAAATGGAcacatatattataaatatatgaccaattgcAAAAAGCAGTGAGAAAGCCTTCTGGTTTTTTTTCCTCTTGGGCCTCCTCGGCATCCACATGCGCCTAACATTTGTTCACCTTTATTTTACTAGCTTTATCCTTCACTTTCTTTGTTCAAGGCTTCCCAGTAAACTATATCCTCGGGGCATGATGGGTCTCTTGGAAACCCAATGCACTGGGTGATGTGTACCCTGCTCATTAAAACAAACAAAGACAAACATACACACactcacagagagagagagaggacgcgTACCCTGctcaaaatagaaaaatatccGGTACTTTGTTGTTATTCTATAGTTAGTGCTAGGATCTCACCATATAAGCTTGGTTTTCAGGAATGCCAGTATAGTTATGGGAAGTGGTGTGATATCCTAGGAAAGTGGAATTCAACAGGAAAATTGTGATTGGATAACATGGTTATGTGATAGGCTCGCTTGATCATACTTGAAATGTTAATCCTGAGATGCATTGTACATAACAAGTTTAGGACAAAGTACTGATGAACTACTTGGAGTCTTGGTTTATATCAATGCAAGGGCTAAGGTATTGTTGGCCAATTAAGAGAAAGAGTATTTGATGGACAGATTTGATCCCATCGACTGACAAAATGCCAGACATCATTTGTGTCATTTTGTATCCACCAGCAGTCAAAAGGAAGGAGCAGTACATGGATGATTGTGATACCATCACCCAACAAGATCATATGGCACATGCAATGCACTCTTACACTTGGATGAATCAAAGGAGTGCTTGATGGACTATTGGTATCCCATCAATTGACATCTGATACACATGGATGAATAGGGGAATGTTTAATAGGCAAATGTGATTCCGgcaatttatgaaatttcttgtggCATCTGCAATCCTTGTGACTAACAACTGTCGGTCATTTGATGGGCATCTATGACCCCATCAATTGATGAAATATTACTTGGCACATGCAATGGATGCATTGATGCAAGACGAAGGAATATTTGATGGTTGGCTGTTGTTTATGGGGAAGTAATATTAATTGGATCATTCCTAACCGATCCTCAACTAAAATACCAAATTAGATATGGCGCCAATGGGTTTCCTTTTCCTTGGATTGACAAACAAGTCCAACTTTTGTTTGGTGGTTCTATTTCATCTTTGAGACCCCAAATCAGGTCAAGAGGGAAAGAGAAATCCTTTTGTTACAAAGTTATCGAAATGTAGAATTATACTATGGATacatttttatttctattttactactatagcaagagagagaaatttAAGGTTAtttaggttttgatgtttttacCACGAACGATGAATATAAGTTCTTATTTCAATCCAAAAAGAATTATAGGCAGGGTTGATATCAAGCATGATATTAATATTGCCATTATGGCATATAATGACTGAACGTTGAAAATGTTATTAGCTATTACAACATTGTAATTTACAGGTATATGGTTAAAAAGGTACAACTTAGTACTATATTATCTTACGATAAGCATTGTTTTAGCAATACCATTATAGCTATATAATTGCCACGGCCAGAACCATTAAGTATGCATGCGTTGGGTGGACACATGCGTGCATGCATTGTGTTTATCCATCTTTCAGCCTGCCTGCTGCTTCGTCCTGCATCCAACCTTCTGACAAAAGAACTGGTAAGCTGCCATAAGGACATAGTATATAAATTAAACAATAATGgaaaatatatttgtatataaaatattattataattcatAAATGCTGATAATGTTAAATAATATTTGTACTGTCCATTATATGATGCAGCCATAGTTgtcattgaatagaaacagaTCATAATATACAATGATATTATAGCCATTATTTGTAAGCATGTTTCCATCTTATGTCATTATTAGCTGCTATAAAGGGAAATAAATGTTATTGAGTGTTTCATGCATAATCAATTCTGTTTCATATTTAAGGATTATATTATAGGCATATCTAAAGAGGTATTAGTATTAAAAGTAACAGACTATGAATGTTTATTGGTCAAATATTGGTTCTTCTGACCGCATAATATTGCTTTAACAGTGAGAGCATATAATGATGCCTATAGATGGCTGAAATGGGCTGGTAGTCAAATTCCTGAGGATAGAAACTGGAAACAAAAGCATGCATTATCATTCCTCAAACAAAAGTTGGTATTATCaattataaaagaaagaaaggaccgGTTATAAATTCCTTGATAGACTTAATTTGCTGGCAAGAAATTATAGCATCACATCCAGAATAGGTGCAGGATTTGCATGTCCTTAGATAAAAGTCACCTAAACAACTTTACAAAAACACTACTTACACCAGTAACTTGGTTGTTTCCATATGGGCCCCAAATCAAAAGTTGGCAGGTCCAAACATCTCAGGGTTGGTGCGGCAAATGGTAATTTAGGTTCTATTCACGTACATGTGATGTAGATTTGGCACAAATCTTGAACTTGATTCAATTAGACTTCTCCTTCAAGAAACTGTTTTGGTCATATTACCAAGTGTATGTGTCTTGGGAACTAGATTAGCTATATGTATAGAAGCCATCATTAAGCTTTTAATTGAGGCAGAAACACTATTTCTTTTTTGAGGAGACAGAAATCTTAACTCTagagaacaaaaaatataaaaaggctTGAGGGCCTTGGAGGGGTCGAGCTTTTAGAATGGATTTTAAAGGAGTTTCGATATATTAAGGATTGGAAATGTACCCATTTTTGGAACAGTGGCTTATTGCCCTGCAACTTGGGTCCCCAATGTCGGTAGGCGAGAAGAATTTTTGCTTACTGAAGATCCAGCATGAGTTATATAAAGACACTGAAGGAACCATGTGTTACAAACTTCAGAATATAGTGATATGGGGGGTGAAATAAAATTTTACTTGCTTTTTCCAAATATGGAAAAATTGTTTTTCTTGTTATTGGTTATTCATTATATTGCTTAATTTCTctcttttcaaactttttcaCTTAAATCCTTCTACTTATGCTATGAAGACCTGTAGCACATCTTTTAAGACTTTCTTACCAGTTTCTCCACAACCTGGACTCCATCATTTAATCATGATAAGTGCAATAATTATATCTAATCCAGTACTTAACAATGTGATCTTAGCAAACTATTGTAGTTATCCACTTAATATCTGTTTGATATTGCATTCTCTCTCATAGTCATATGTCAAGTATGAttgtttgtttttattctttttttaaatatatatatattccttttattttattatacattTGTCATTCAGCATGCTTGAGTGCATTTGTACAAAAACTGAGCCAACGAGTTCTCATTGCTTGTGCAGATTCTTGTGAGGATATGGTTATAGAAAACTGTTACATACATGTGGGTGATGATGGAATAGCAATAAAGAGTGGTTGGGATCAGTATGGAATTGCATATGGGCGACCATCGACCAACATTTTAATCCGCAATGTTGTCCTTCGCACTGTTGTGAGGTGAGAAATTCTTCACGTTATTATGTACCTTTATATGGACATGAGAAATGCTTTCTTCCCATCATTATGACCTTTATATGGACATCATGTGCTTAATATGGAAAGCACTGAATTAAAGTGATCGTAAGCACTGATCCTTTGAGCGGCCATGAACATGCTACTTTCCTCATGCATCTAGATTCACTTGTAGCATGTACAACAACTAGATTAAACACACTGATTATGTACATGAACTAGGGACAGAAaaccaaaaaaggaaaaaaaaatcaaagttcCTTTACACGAATCATGGAGGAGAAAATTCAGTCTTCATGTAGTGGAGGAATGAATATCGCCACATTTCGGTCTCTAAGTTGGTTTAAtgcttctcttctcctctttaTCTGTCTGAATGCCTTTATAATCATACTGCAGCATTATGGGCTTGACATTCCGAGCAGACATACTGTAGTCTTGCTGTAGacgttgttgttttttttcctccttcaaagtggaaaaaaaaaatcataaacaacCTCTAAGATGCTGCAGAGAGCTATTTCAAGTTTACTTGCAGTAGTTGCACCATCTACTTTATCCTTCAAACAAATGCTTGATATATTCTACTCTCTGAAATCAGAACCCTACCCTTTCAAAGTAACATCCACACAAGTAGATGGCAATATCAGTACTCTAAATCAAGACCAGTAATTTCTGGAAACAACGCTGCACGATTGCAGACAAGGAGCTCGACATCGGAAATCAAATTTTACTCTCTTCTCGCCAAATCACTCAGTAACTCTTTCGTGCTTTGATTTAGGGTCTATTACCATTGAAGATGAATAAAGAATATGTTCATAAGGTGCAATAAGAGTGCAAGACCTTTTAGCCATGTTACTAGTAAAAAAGAACTTAATCTTGGTATCCATATTTCTTCTTATCTATTAGCCTTTTTCCCCGTTCCTCTTGATCTGCCTGCATCCTGTCCCACTAATTCGTGCTCCAGGCTTCCCATTTTTTTGTCTTTGGATTATTTGCATTGTTAGTGTTTTGATTGCTTTCGGAATATTACTTGAACCTCTCTTACGTATTGCAGTGCTGGGGTCTCAATTGGCAGCGAGATGTCGGGTGGGATTTCCAATATCACATTGGAAAATATTCATGTATGGGACTCGAGGCGGGGTGTGAGGATAAAGACTGCTCCTGGGAGGGGAGGTTACGTCCGCGACATCTCATACCGCAACCTGACGTTCGATAACCTCAGTCTCGGAATTGTGGTCAAAACTGACTATAATGAGCACCCGGACGATGGCTTCGATCCTGAGGCCATCCCTTGCGTCGAAAACATTTCTTTCCATGGGATCTATGGGCGGGATGTCCGGATCCCTGTCCGGATCCAAGGCAGTGAGGAGATCCCCCTAAGGGGCGTCAGTTTCAGGGACATGACTGTTGGCGTGACGAAAAAGAAGAAGCGTCTCTTCCAGTGTGCACATGTTTTTGGGCGTGCAATTGGAAAAATCTTCCCAGCGCCATGTGAGAACCTTGACCATTATGACGAGCAGGGACGGCTGGTGAGGCGTTCGACGTCACAGAATTCTACTTTAATAGATTACGACTGAGAATTATTCATTATTCTTTGTCCATACGATACAgttcttcgtttttttttttttgatggcaaATAGTTTCGTTGGCTGCCTGGGCTTCCGCTGACTGGTAGCTTTTTTtcgggttttttttttggagttgaTTGATTAGTGTCCATAAAAGCAGCAACTGAATCATTTATTCAGGCAATTGAGGGTCTGTTTGGATAATTTAGTGGAATTATGCTGCATTTCTTGCTGGATTAGTGAATTTGGGTGATGCTTTATCATTTTTGTGAGTTTGAGCAAGTAGCCTTTTTGTGCATGAAGGTAAGGCTATCTGCACGCTACTAAGCTTGCTTTCAATGTACTGCTGTCGTCTTTTTGAATCAAGATGGGATGAAGTTTGCTCTAAAGGGCCTGTTGGAATTCTAGTTGCTTGCTCGTCTAGCTCATGACATATATTCCAAACAAGAGAAGCTTTGATGGATGGTTGTGATCTCAAGAAGGGTGCCCAAGGAATCAGTCCCTCTTAGATACATTTGAAACTTCTGAATgcatccttctttcttatgcttttttttcttcttttttttgtttgcctcCTTTCTCTTGGTCTCATCTCATCGACATTATAAGAATGATCGTGCCTCTTAAAACTAAAGTCTGGCTACAAACAGTAAATCCAACAGAAGAGCAGGAGGTGACGACAAAGGGCCTTATTTAACGTGTTTGCGTGTTTGGCGTTTTAAGGGGGACGGAGTTTGTCTAAGCaaagaaagttaaaaataaaGCGAAGAAGTCTAGCTACGGATGGCTTTATATTGGGATTTCAtagggtttggcacagatttgaTGCTCATTAACATTCAACTCAGAAAAATGGTAAAAGAATTCATTCAACTATCTTCCACCATTTATCTAACGTTATTGTAGACAGAGTTCGCAACGTAAATacaaagaaagcaaaaaaagTACAACACAGCGGCTTGCGGAGAGTTTTATTTGATTACATTTTGGAgttactaaaatattattgttaaaaataaaatgaattgcCAACAGTACGGCAGATAGGATGGCATTCTATGCGGCTCATCATTTCGAAGATTGAACAATATATCTGTTTCATCTATCTTGCATTATATTTTGTTGTCTGACTCTCTGTGTGAGCTGCTGatgtataaaataaaataagatgaATTATGTGCAGATGTATAGAATAAAATGTTCCCAATTGTGAAATCAGCTACAGGGGCTTGTAAGGGATAgctcaagcttttttttttttggggcttGTATTAAAAATGCAATCATGCAGATATGCACGCGATGAGATCAACTGTTCTTCGTGATTAACACTGCTCTAAAGCAGGACTCACAGGATTCAAGAGATTGGTTGATCTCCCGTGATTCCTCTCTACATCACGAGATAATAATTGAATCGGTTCCATAGCAGTGTGTTTTaatgaacaaacaaaaaaaaaaaaaagggttccgtacataattattctatctaaatctcaatcttttcttctctttattgtcgtattatttttgtttgtttcttttttgacaATTCTAGAGAGAGATAGAAGAGAGGTGGCGGAtccattaactaaaaataaaaatctggaAAAGGGTTTGAAGTTATCTCCATCCTATGTGGATTAGGTAGCACGCAGTGTCAAGGAAACATGGATCACGTGGTGGAACAGGCGTGGAAATGTCCAATCGCGCGCTTCGGGTATCCCCAGCCGTCCGATGCAGATCGAACGAGAGGTCCGATTCTCCACGCAACACGGTAACGTCTCCCAGCCAATCCCGCACGTTCTCGATAGACCTCGAGATGATAACGCGTGGTCCCCCACCCCGCCAAAAGCGTGTGGGGACCGGTTGGAAAGTAACGGCAAATTAATGGCATTATGAAAGTAGGAATCTCTGGCCATGGTTTCTTCTCGCCGCTCCCTCTCTTCTCAGGATGGCTTTTGGAATATTATTAATTGAAAAGAGAGTTATCTGATGTTGGTTATGATTTTATGATctcattaatattttattctcaagattatttttatttttttatgatagaGTAAATATACTTCCTCTCTCCGTCTTTTATGGTTTTTttcttgagtttttttttttttttgcataaacaccttcttaaatatcgaattttgcatgaatatccttgtcaaattgatatttttatgtatacccttctaaaattttctttctactttttttatccatatttttgcatatgtacttaCGCCATCTAATACCA is from Phoenix dactylifera cultivar Barhee BC4 chromosome 6, palm_55x_up_171113_PBpolish2nd_filt_p, whole genome shotgun sequence and encodes:
- the LOC103705111 gene encoding probable polygalacturonase, producing the protein MADIHSPSGRFHLHHQRRRVVGTLSYHQILVVVLWASLFACIFVWQRSAVNVLRVYRRGPPPQAPMLRPVVFNLTDFGGVGDGVTLNTMAFERAVEAISKFSERGGGQLNVQRGVWLTAPFNLTSHMTLFLAEGAVILGIEDEKYWPLMPPLPSYGYGREKKGPRYGSLIHGQYLKDVVITGHNGTIDGQGEMWWSKFREKLLKHTRGPLVQIMWSRDIVISNITLRNPPFWTLHPYDCKNVTISNVTILAPVHNAPNTDGIDPDSCEDMVIENCYIHVGDDGIAIKSGWDQYGIAYGRPSTNILIRNVVLRTVVSAGVSIGSEMSGGISNITLENIHVWDSRRGVRIKTAPGRGGYVRDISYRNLTFDNLSLGIVVKTDYNEHPDDGFDPEAIPCVENISFHGIYGRDVRIPVRIQGSEEIPLRGVSFRDMTVGVTKKKKRLFQCAHVFGRAIGKIFPAPCENLDHYDEQGRLVRRSTSQNSTLIDYD